In one Aromatoleum aromaticum EbN1 genomic region, the following are encoded:
- the ispD gene encoding 2-C-methyl-D-erythritol 4-phosphate cytidylyltransferase yields MQNFQPRHFAIVPAAGSGSRMATSRPKQYLPLLGKPLIFHSLAVLCAAPDVDKVFVVLSVEDAEWRRHDWSVLGPKLVPLFCGGGTRADSVLAGLRAVADEIEPSDWVLVHDAARPCLAPWHIEKLARELARDEVGGLLAVPVADTLKRADEHRQVLATVPRENLWQAQTPQMFRHVMLRRALEAATNATDEASAIEAAGLHPRLVESDATNLKVTYPLDLHLAEWILTNRGS; encoded by the coding sequence ATGCAGAACTTTCAGCCCCGTCATTTCGCAATCGTCCCGGCGGCCGGCAGCGGCAGCCGCATGGCAACGTCCCGGCCGAAGCAGTATCTTCCGCTGCTCGGCAAGCCGCTGATCTTCCATTCGCTCGCCGTGCTGTGCGCGGCGCCGGACGTCGACAAGGTGTTCGTCGTGCTTTCGGTCGAGGACGCCGAGTGGCGCCGTCACGACTGGTCCGTGCTCGGCCCGAAGCTGGTGCCGCTTTTTTGCGGCGGCGGGACGCGGGCCGACAGCGTGCTTGCAGGGCTGCGCGCGGTGGCCGACGAGATCGAGCCATCGGACTGGGTGCTGGTGCACGACGCCGCGCGCCCGTGCCTTGCGCCGTGGCACATCGAGAAGCTGGCCCGGGAGCTCGCGCGCGACGAGGTCGGCGGCCTGCTCGCCGTGCCGGTCGCCGATACACTGAAGCGCGCTGACGAGCACCGTCAGGTCCTCGCCACCGTGCCGCGTGAAAACCTGTGGCAGGCGCAGACGCCGCAGATGTTCCGCCATGTGATGCTGCGCCGCGCACTGGAAGCGGCGACAAATGCCACGGACGAGGCCAGCGCGATCGAGGCTGCAGGCTTGCATCCGAGACTCGTCGAGAGCGACGCGACGAACCTGAAAGTCACTTATCCGCTCGATCTGCACTTGGCCGAGTGGATCCTCACAAATCGGGGAAGCTGA
- the ipdC gene encoding indolepyruvate/phenylpyruvate decarboxylase, with the protein MNLSQALLTALRDHGAREIFGIPGDFALPFFKIIEESGILPLHTLSHEPGVGFAADATARYRCCLGVAAVTYGAGALNMVNPVAGAYAEKSPVVVISGAPGAGESHSGLLLHHQAKTLDSQFEIYREITCDQARLTDARSAPREIARVLASCLRESRPVYIELPRDMVGVPCEPVIPLVPPASDREVLSACVDEILVRLRSAASPVLMVGVEVRRFGLEAKAAELARRLGVPVVTSILGRGLLAGTDAPLVGTYLGVAGQQQVTDLVEQSDALLLLGVIISDTNFGVSSKQIDLRKTIQALDRRVTLGYHTYPEVPLAALVDALLERLDKKIAPAMRFDPPHYPRGLQADDASITPNDIALAINDLMDTHGRMPIAADVGDCLFTAMDIEPTALVAPGYYATMGFGVPAGLGLQAASGVRPLILVGDGAFQMTGWELGNCRRYGWDPIVIVFNNSSWEMLRTFQPESAFNNLDDWRFAAMADGLGGDGARVGTRAELKAALDHALATRGRFQLIEAIIPRGVLSDTLSRFVAGVKRLSQK; encoded by the coding sequence ATGAACCTGTCACAGGCCCTGCTCACCGCGCTGCGCGATCATGGCGCACGCGAGATATTCGGCATTCCCGGCGACTTCGCGCTGCCTTTCTTCAAGATCATCGAAGAGTCGGGAATCCTGCCGCTGCACACGCTCAGCCACGAGCCGGGCGTTGGATTCGCGGCGGATGCGACGGCCCGCTATCGCTGCTGCCTCGGCGTCGCCGCGGTGACCTACGGTGCGGGGGCGCTGAACATGGTGAACCCGGTCGCCGGCGCGTATGCGGAAAAATCGCCTGTCGTCGTCATTTCCGGCGCACCCGGCGCGGGCGAGTCGCATTCCGGGCTGCTGCTTCATCATCAGGCCAAGACGCTGGATTCGCAGTTCGAGATCTACCGCGAGATCACCTGCGACCAAGCGCGCCTGACCGATGCGCGCAGCGCTCCGCGCGAAATCGCACGTGTGCTGGCGAGCTGCCTGCGTGAGTCGCGGCCGGTCTACATCGAGCTGCCGCGCGACATGGTCGGCGTGCCGTGCGAACCGGTGATCCCGCTCGTGCCTCCCGCGTCGGATCGTGAAGTGCTGTCGGCATGCGTGGACGAGATTCTCGTTCGCCTGCGCAGCGCCGCGTCGCCGGTGCTGATGGTAGGGGTCGAAGTGCGCCGCTTCGGCCTCGAAGCCAAGGCGGCGGAGCTCGCACGACGGCTCGGAGTGCCGGTCGTGACCAGCATCCTCGGCCGCGGGCTGCTCGCCGGCACGGATGCGCCGCTCGTCGGCACCTACCTCGGCGTCGCCGGACAGCAGCAAGTGACCGATCTCGTGGAGCAGTCGGATGCGCTGTTGCTGCTCGGGGTCATCATCTCGGACACGAATTTCGGTGTGTCGTCGAAGCAGATCGACCTGCGCAAGACGATCCAGGCGCTCGACCGTCGAGTCACCCTCGGATACCACACCTATCCGGAAGTGCCGCTCGCGGCGCTCGTCGACGCGCTGCTCGAACGCCTCGACAAGAAGATTGCGCCCGCGATGCGTTTTGATCCGCCGCACTATCCGCGCGGGCTGCAGGCCGACGACGCGTCGATCACGCCGAACGACATCGCGCTGGCGATCAACGACCTGATGGACACCCACGGCCGGATGCCGATCGCGGCCGACGTCGGGGACTGCCTGTTCACTGCGATGGACATCGAGCCGACTGCGCTCGTCGCGCCGGGCTATTACGCAACGATGGGATTTGGCGTCCCCGCCGGCCTCGGGCTGCAGGCGGCCTCCGGGGTCCGGCCGCTGATCCTCGTCGGCGACGGCGCGTTCCAGATGACCGGCTGGGAACTCGGCAACTGCCGCCGCTACGGCTGGGATCCGATCGTGATCGTGTTCAACAATTCCTCTTGGGAGATGCTGCGCACTTTCCAGCCGGAATCGGCCTTCAACAACCTCGACGACTGGCGTTTCGCGGCGATGGCAGACGGGCTCGGCGGCGACGGGGCGCGGGTCGGCACGCGCGCGGAACTGAAGGCGGCGCTCGACCATGCGCTGGCAACGCGGGGGCGTTTCCAGTTGATCGAGGCGATCATCCCGCGTGGCGTGCTTTCGGACACGTTGTCGCGCTTCGTCGCCGGCGTGAAGCGGCTGTCGCAGAAATGA
- a CDS encoding type I glyceraldehyde-3-phosphate dehydrogenase, with the protein MSSSLRIAINGYGRIGRCFLRALYESPLKNTLQIVSINEPADLATIAYLSRFDSTHGVFPGKIEIGADCLIVDGRKIGVTHACVPEEVDWKGIGVDLLIECSGCYTQRQDFDRFVEAGCERLLISQPGRSAQDVDLTVVYGINHGELGRDQRIVSNASCTTNAVVPVLDQLHRAFGIGHVFLTTLHSVMNDQPLIDGYHHSDLRRTRSAMQSMIPVGTGLAQGVERFLPQLAGRVQAKAIRVPILNVSAIDVVVELGCDATAREINLLLSEAAAAQPGLIAYSVDPHASIDFSHNPHSVIVDGSQTRINGPRFANLLLWFDNEWGYANRMLDVANYWSKRFR; encoded by the coding sequence ATGAGCAGTTCGCTGCGTATCGCGATCAACGGGTATGGCCGCATCGGCCGTTGTTTCCTGCGCGCGCTGTACGAGTCGCCGCTGAAGAACACGCTGCAGATCGTGTCGATCAACGAGCCGGCCGACCTCGCGACCATTGCCTACCTGTCGCGCTTTGATTCCACGCACGGCGTTTTCCCGGGAAAAATCGAAATCGGAGCCGATTGCCTGATCGTCGATGGACGCAAAATCGGCGTCACGCATGCCTGTGTGCCCGAGGAGGTCGACTGGAAGGGGATAGGCGTCGACCTGCTGATCGAATGCTCGGGTTGCTACACGCAACGCCAGGATTTCGATCGCTTCGTCGAAGCCGGATGCGAACGGCTGCTGATCTCGCAGCCCGGACGCAGCGCGCAGGACGTCGATCTCACGGTGGTTTATGGCATCAACCACGGCGAGCTCGGCAGAGATCAGCGTATCGTGTCCAACGCCTCCTGCACGACGAACGCGGTCGTCCCCGTCCTCGACCAGTTGCACCGCGCGTTCGGTATCGGCCATGTTTTCCTGACGACGCTGCATTCGGTGATGAACGACCAGCCGCTCATCGACGGTTATCACCATTCGGATCTGCGGCGCACGCGTTCGGCGATGCAGTCGATGATCCCGGTCGGAACGGGACTCGCCCAGGGCGTCGAGCGCTTCCTGCCGCAACTGGCAGGACGGGTACAGGCCAAGGCGATCCGTGTGCCGATCCTCAACGTCTCGGCGATCGACGTCGTCGTCGAACTCGGCTGCGACGCGACCGCGCGGGAAATCAACCTGCTTCTCTCGGAAGCCGCAGCGGCGCAGCCGGGCCTTATCGCCTATTCCGTCGATCCGCACGCGTCGATCGACTTCAGCCACAATCCGCACTCGGTCATCGTCGATGGCAGCCAGACGCGCATCAACGGCCCGCGCTTCGCGAATCTGCTGCTGTGGTTCGACAACGAATGGGGCTACGCGAACCGGATGCTGGACGTCGCGAACTACTGGAGCAAGCGGTTCCGCTGA
- a CDS encoding MgtC/SapB family protein — MPFSKPFDAAQIQAFLIAIGIGLLIGLERERVASARAGLRTFGLVGLLGALIGMLGEHFDSVAPFVFGLAILGVMIIAAYLRHPDATDPGTTSVAALLLCYCLGTAVWLGHATVAVMLAVATTILLYFKTELRGMATRLESKDWISIIQFSVLSLVILPILPDRPIDPQGAVSPRQVWWMVVLISGLSFAGYAILRLVGARYGAALVGIAGGLASSTATTLIHARDSRVTPSSTPVAALVIILANIVMMIRIALIAAVVAPGLLAKLAIVILPALVLGLGTLIWYWRIPAGSEAVLPQTRNPTELRAALGFGALYGVILFVSAWLSDIVGAQGLYALAAVSGLADMDAIALSSMRLFFLERLSADAAVIAIGVAMMANLGFKTVLAVVLGGRELGKRIFRGMSAIGLGLAAGTAWHALSGSGL, encoded by the coding sequence ATGCCTTTCTCGAAGCCTTTCGACGCGGCACAGATTCAGGCTTTCCTGATCGCGATCGGGATCGGGCTGCTGATCGGCCTGGAGCGCGAGCGTGTCGCTTCGGCCCGCGCCGGGCTGCGCACGTTCGGACTGGTCGGCCTGCTCGGCGCGCTGATCGGCATGCTCGGCGAGCATTTCGACAGCGTTGCGCCATTCGTGTTCGGCCTTGCGATCCTCGGGGTCATGATCATTGCCGCCTATCTTCGCCATCCCGACGCGACCGACCCGGGCACCACGTCGGTCGCGGCCCTGCTGCTGTGCTACTGCCTCGGTACGGCAGTGTGGCTCGGCCATGCGACGGTTGCGGTGATGCTCGCAGTGGCGACGACGATCCTGCTGTATTTCAAGACCGAGCTGCGCGGCATGGCCACCCGGCTCGAATCGAAGGACTGGATCTCGATCATCCAGTTCAGCGTGCTCTCGCTCGTGATCCTGCCGATCCTCCCGGACCGCCCCATCGATCCCCAGGGCGCAGTCAGCCCTCGCCAGGTCTGGTGGATGGTGGTGCTGATATCAGGTCTGAGTTTCGCCGGCTACGCGATCCTCCGGCTTGTCGGCGCGCGCTACGGAGCGGCGCTGGTCGGCATCGCCGGAGGCCTCGCGTCGAGCACCGCCACGACGCTGATCCATGCCCGCGACAGTCGCGTCACGCCGTCCTCGACTCCAGTGGCAGCGCTGGTGATCATCCTCGCGAACATCGTCATGATGATCCGGATCGCGCTGATCGCTGCAGTCGTCGCACCCGGGCTCCTCGCCAAGCTCGCGATCGTGATCCTGCCGGCGCTGGTGCTCGGCCTGGGAACGCTGATCTGGTATTGGCGGATTCCGGCCGGCAGCGAGGCCGTGCTCCCGCAAACGCGCAACCCCACCGAGTTGCGCGCGGCGCTCGGCTTCGGGGCGCTGTACGGAGTCATTCTGTTCGTTTCGGCGTGGCTGTCCGACATCGTCGGCGCCCAGGGCCTGTACGCGCTCGCCGCCGTGTCGGGCCTCGCCGACATGGACGCGATCGCGTTGTCGAGCATGCGTCTGTTTTTCCTCGAGAGACTCTCCGCCGACGCGGCCGTGATCGCGATCGGCGTGGCGATGATGGCCAATCTCGGCTTCAAGACAGTGCTCGCCGTCGTCCTCGGCGGACGCGAGCTGGGCAAGAGGATTTTCCGCGGCATGAGTGCAATCGGGCTCGGCCTCGCCGCCGGCACGGCCTGGCACGCGCTATCCGGCAGCGGCCTATAA
- the amrB gene encoding AmmeMemoRadiSam system protein B → MATASIRPAAVAGYFYPDDPYALRAQIGEMLAAAVPLETVSAPKALIVPHAGYVYSGPVAASAYANLAGLRDVVRRVVLLGPAHRMAVRGFALPAAQFFSTPLGQVPMSRGGWETLQARPDVVVDDRPHAAEHSLEVQLPFLQMALDTFELVPLLVGNASAEAVAEILETLWGGPETLIVISSDLSHYHSYGQAQSCDRATVGQILTLRTGIEHDQACGATPVNGLLRAAAQHGLEPHLLDLRNSGDTAGDRSRVVGYASIAFSESRTDARAARH, encoded by the coding sequence ATGGCCACTGCTTCGATTCGGCCGGCCGCGGTTGCCGGCTACTTTTATCCGGACGATCCCTACGCATTGCGCGCCCAGATCGGAGAAATGCTGGCGGCTGCGGTGCCGCTCGAAACGGTGTCCGCACCGAAAGCCCTCATCGTGCCGCACGCGGGCTACGTCTATTCGGGCCCCGTCGCAGCATCGGCATACGCAAATCTGGCCGGGTTGCGCGACGTGGTGCGGCGCGTCGTGCTCCTGGGTCCTGCGCATCGCATGGCGGTCAGGGGGTTCGCCCTGCCGGCGGCGCAATTCTTCTCCACGCCGCTCGGGCAGGTCCCGATGAGTCGCGGCGGCTGGGAGACGCTCCAGGCGCGGCCGGATGTCGTCGTCGACGATCGCCCGCACGCCGCCGAACACAGTCTCGAAGTCCAGCTGCCTTTCCTGCAGATGGCGCTCGACACCTTCGAACTGGTTCCGCTGCTCGTCGGGAACGCCAGCGCCGAAGCGGTAGCGGAGATCCTCGAAACGCTGTGGGGCGGCCCCGAGACGCTGATCGTCATCAGCTCCGACCTCTCGCATTACCACTCGTACGGCCAGGCACAAAGCTGCGACCGCGCCACGGTCGGCCAGATCCTGACGCTTCGCACCGGAATCGAACACGATCAGGCCTGCGGGGCGACGCCGGTCAACGGATTGCTGCGTGCCGCGGCACAACACGGCCTGGAGCCGCACCTGCTCGACCTGCGCAACTCGGGCGATACCGCAGGCGACCGTTCCCGCGTCGTCGGCTACGCCAGCATTGCATTCTCGGAGTCTCGCACCGATGCCCGCGCTGCCCGACACTGA